In one Solanum dulcamara chromosome 1, daSolDulc1.2, whole genome shotgun sequence genomic region, the following are encoded:
- the LOC129889943 gene encoding cyclin-A3-1-like, with translation MRGILVDWLVEVSDEYKLLSDTLYLTVSYIDKFLSVNVIPRQRLQLLGVSSMLIAAKYEEIKPPHVKDFSYITANTFTNKDVVKMEASVLQSLKFEMDSPTYKTFLQ, from the exons ATGAGAGGGATTTTGGTTGACTGGCTCGTCGAAGTTTCAGACGAATACAAGCTTCTTTCGGACACATTGTATCTTACTGTTTCCTACATTGACAAATTCTTATCAGTGAATGTCATCCCTAGGCAAAGACTTCAGCTTTTGGGTGTTTCTTCTATGCTCATTGCTGC GAAGTATGAGGAAATCAAGCCTCCACATGTCAAGGATTTTTCATACATTACAGCCAATACATTTACGAACAAAGATGTCGTGAAGATGGAGGCTAGTGTGTTACAATCTCTCAAATTTGAAATGGATAGTCCCACATACAAAACATTTCTTCA ATGA